One Spinacia oleracea cultivar Varoflay chromosome 4, BTI_SOV_V1, whole genome shotgun sequence DNA segment encodes these proteins:
- the LOC110790648 gene encoding uncharacterized protein, which produces MIVKLKAKADHVTDLRETLLTLRKYGMKLNPQKCVFGVKGGKCLGLLVDERGIEANPDKIQAILDIKSPQTVKQVQRLTRCIAALGRFLSRSADKSLSFFKTLKGSSFQWDAEAEVAFQQLKDHLSSLPKLVSPLPGEPIFLYLAVSELSLSAVLVAERENTQHPVYFVSHAYRGAESRYSDTEKLVLALVMASRKLKHYFQAHPIKVLTSQPIQKIIEGKNHSSRMTDWAHQIVDFGLEYEPRREIKAQAPAAFVAECTNCPEQSLNSTPWILNVDGSSSKSGSGAGILIVCPSGGRFEYVVKFDFNTSNNEAEYEALILVLELCQVAGANTIHAFSDSQLIVGQMTGEYEAKEDSMQMYLNKAKNMSKTLAEFKIQYVPRGENTQANALARMASSAEGLAPRTIMWEVLKEPSINKPAVNYLDRSNTWMNHIVAYKRSQELPEDEKEAAQVKKRAEWFVWYEENLYKKSYTHPLLKCITPEDGDYVLREIHQGACGSHQGSRTTAGKTLRA; this is translated from the coding sequence ATGATCGTGAAATTAAAAGCCAAGGCTGACCATGTCACAGATTTGAGAGAGACCCTTTTGACACTTAGAAAATATGGCATGAAGCTCAACCCGCAAAAGTGTGTTTTTGGAGTCAAAGGGGGGAAATGCCTAGGCCTCTTGGTGGATGAGCGAGGCATCGAAGCCAACCCTGATAAAATCCAAGCTATACTAGACATTAAATCCCCTCAAACCGTGAAACAAGTCCAAAGGCTAACTAGATGCATAGCAGCCCTGGGGCGTTTTCTCTCAAGGTCAGCAGACAAGAGCTTGTCATTTTTCAAAACTCTCAAGGGGAGTTCATTTCAATGGGATGCAGAAGCCGAGGTAGCCTTCCAACAACTCAAGGATCATCTATCCAGCCTACCAAAGCTTGTATCTCCCCTACCAGGAGAACCCATATTCTTATATTTGGCCGTGTCTGAATTATCACTAAGTGCTGTCTTGGTGGCTGAGCGAGAAAATACCCAACACCCAGTATACTTTGTCAGCCATGCCTACAGAGGAGCCGAGTCCAGGTATTCTGACACAGAGAAACTTGTGTTAGCCCTCGTAATGGCCAGCAGAAAGCTCAAGCACTACTTCCAAGCACACCCCATCAAGGTTCTCACAAGTCAGCCAATTCAGAAGATCATTGAGGGGAAAAATCACTCAAGTAGAATGACTGACTGGGCTCATCAAATCGTGGACTTCGGATTAGAATATGAGCCAAGAAGGGAAATCAAAGCTCAAGCCCCGGCAGCCTTCGTTGCTGAATGTACAAACTGCCCTGAGCAAAGCCTCAATTCCACACCTTGGATCCTGAATGTGGACGGGTCCTCCTCTAAGTCTGGTAGTGGAGCAGGTATCCTCATTGTGTGTCCCTCGGGGGGAAGGTTCGAATATGTTGTGAAGTTCGATTTCAACACCTCAAACAATGAGGCCGAGTATGAAGCCCTCATCCTTGTCCTAGAGCTATGTCAAGTGGCTGGAGCAAACACCATACATGCTTTCTCAGACTCACAACTCATTGTGGGGCAGATGACGGGAGAGTATGAGGCCAAGGAGGATAGCATGCAGATGTATCTAAACAAGGCCAAGAACATGAGCAAGACACTCGCtgagttcaaaattcaatatgtCCCAAGGGGAGAGAATACACAGGCAAATGCCTTGGCAAGGATGGCTAGCTCGGCTGAAGGGCTTGCTCCTAGAACCATCATGTGGGAAGTGCTAAAAGAGCCAAGCATCAACAAGCCAGCGGTCAACTACCTCGACCGATCCAACACTTGGATGAATCATATAGTGGCCTACAAGAGAAGCCAAGAGCTTCCCGAGGATGAAAAAGAAGCAGCCCAGGTAAAGAAACGTGCTGAATGGTTCGTGTGGTATGAAGAAAACTTGTATAAGAAGTCATACACACACCCACTCCTCAAGTGCATTACCCCCGAGGATGGTGATTATGTGCTAAGGGAGATACACCAAGGGGCGTGTGGAAGTCATCAAGGGTCTCGAACCACCGCCGGCAAGACACTTAGAGCATGA